A DNA window from Mucilaginibacter xinganensis contains the following coding sequences:
- a CDS encoding DUF808 domain-containing protein, whose product MASGFFAILDDISALMDDVAVTTKVAAGKTTGILGDDLAVNAEKATGFLSSRELPVLWAITKGSLLNKLIIVPVALLLSVFFPLAVKIALVLGGFYLAYEGVEKIIEYLFHRSKAVHPVINESEQNDTGAEKTKIRSAITTDFILSIEIVIIALGSVTGKSLLIQGITVSVVAVLATIGVYGIVALIVRMDDAGYHLIKRSNNKGFFSAVGVLLVKSLPVIIKLLSVVGTIALILVSGGIFAHNIEYLHHLLPGLPSTVRELMIGLVAGLITVALLKGTLKILAFFKK is encoded by the coding sequence ATGGCATCAGGTTTTTTTGCGATTTTAGACGATATCAGCGCTTTGATGGACGATGTCGCGGTGACAACAAAAGTTGCGGCGGGTAAGACTACAGGTATCTTGGGCGACGATTTAGCGGTGAACGCAGAAAAAGCTACCGGTTTTTTATCATCGCGTGAATTGCCTGTCTTGTGGGCCATTACAAAAGGCTCATTACTTAATAAGCTCATTATTGTTCCTGTCGCTTTATTATTAAGCGTATTTTTCCCTTTGGCCGTTAAAATCGCCCTGGTACTAGGAGGCTTCTATCTGGCTTATGAGGGAGTTGAAAAAATAATTGAATACCTTTTTCATCGTTCAAAAGCTGTACACCCGGTAATTAACGAAAGCGAACAAAACGACACGGGTGCCGAAAAAACAAAAATCAGATCGGCTATAACAACCGACTTCATTCTGTCAATAGAGATCGTAATTATTGCGCTGGGGTCCGTAACAGGGAAGAGTCTGCTGATACAGGGAATAACCGTTTCGGTTGTTGCTGTCCTGGCAACAATAGGCGTTTATGGCATCGTTGCATTGATTGTAAGGATGGACGATGCCGGCTACCATTTGATTAAGCGCTCAAACAACAAAGGCTTCTTTTCAGCAGTGGGTGTTTTACTGGTTAAATCATTGCCGGTTATTATTAAGCTATTAAGCGTTGTTGGAACAATCGCTTTGATCCTGGTTTCGGGTGGTATTTTCGCTCATAACATCGAATATTTACATCATTTATTGCCGGGCTTGCCATCAACGGTCAGGGAGCTCATGATAGGGCTGGTTGCCGGTTTAATTACGGTAGCTTTGCTAAAGGGCACCCTAAAAATACTGGCTTTTTTTAAAAAATGA
- a CDS encoding DMT family transporter produces MLLPWIYLLLAATCETAWTFCLKFMKFSDLKTLRFINFYRWDGGLPVLLPFMGYIIFGIANIYLFSMAIKQIQTATAFAVWTAITLIFIKIAELAFFNQRTSWAEVFFMMLIMAGIIGLKIFAVQPE; encoded by the coding sequence ATGCTATTGCCCTGGATCTATTTACTATTAGCAGCAACCTGCGAAACCGCCTGGACATTTTGTTTAAAGTTCATGAAATTCAGCGACCTTAAGACATTGCGCTTTATTAATTTTTACCGGTGGGATGGTGGCTTGCCGGTATTACTTCCTTTTATGGGTTATATTATATTCGGCATAGCCAATATCTACCTGTTTTCCATGGCTATAAAACAGATCCAGACGGCCACTGCCTTTGCGGTATGGACCGCCATTACTTTGATCTTTATAAAAATCGCAGAACTGGCTTTCTTCAATCAGCGCACCTCATGGGCAGAGGTCTTTTTCATGATGCTGATAATGGCCGGAATTATTGGTTTAAAGATCTTTGCCGTGCAGCCTGAATAA
- a CDS encoding sterol desaturase family protein yields MTLLQTTTTILICWIIFIIAWERISPYRKGLPFFRDGFWVDLVWYTIIQSYVLKIVIFDYIIYPIQHHISWHGFQFFKEWSVTEQVLFFLVTHDLYIYLFHRLQHASKILWRTHEAHHSGKEVDFLAGSRSHAFEIIINQTIEFAPIIILGADPAVIPIKAMLDAMFGMFIHANVNIKLGKIKYIFNSPELHLWHHANYREVFHANFSTKFALWDHLFGTLYDPGFKPGNAPENWGLYYDYPKDYFFQHAFSVKRFDEQRLLKYKWFRHYYELRLNVVQRLKRLFKLNKSGGVLNTRTKNNQPAELTNTNTGKNLVSYNK; encoded by the coding sequence ATGACACTATTACAAACCACAACAACCATACTCATCTGCTGGATAATATTCATCATAGCGTGGGAACGGATTTCGCCCTACCGAAAAGGCTTACCGTTTTTTAGGGATGGTTTTTGGGTGGACCTGGTTTGGTATACCATTATCCAGAGCTACGTACTAAAAATTGTGATATTTGATTACATCATTTATCCCATTCAGCATCATATCTCCTGGCATGGATTTCAATTCTTTAAAGAATGGTCAGTAACTGAGCAGGTGCTGTTTTTCCTGGTAACGCACGATCTGTATATTTATCTTTTTCATCGTTTGCAGCATGCCAGCAAAATACTCTGGCGCACGCATGAGGCCCATCATTCAGGTAAAGAGGTTGATTTTTTAGCAGGGTCACGTTCACACGCTTTTGAAATCATCATAAACCAAACTATAGAATTTGCCCCTATTATTATTCTTGGTGCTGATCCGGCCGTGATTCCTATCAAGGCCATGCTGGATGCCATGTTCGGCATGTTTATACACGCCAACGTCAACATAAAATTGGGAAAAATAAAATACATTTTTAACTCGCCCGAACTCCATCTATGGCACCATGCCAATTATCGCGAGGTATTTCACGCTAACTTTTCAACCAAATTTGCTCTTTGGGACCACCTTTTCGGCACCTTGTACGATCCCGGTTTTAAGCCAGGTAACGCGCCTGAGAATTGGGGCTTATACTATGATTATCCAAAAGACTATTTTTTTCAGCACGCTTTTTCGGTAAAGCGCTTTGATGAACAACGGCTGTTGAAATATAAATGGTTCAGGCATTATTATGAGCTGAGGCTGAACGTTGTCCAACGCCTAAAAAGGCTTTTTAAATTAAATAAAAGTGGGGGCGTGTTGAACACACGAACGAAAAATAACCAGCCTGCTGAATTAACAAATACCAATACAGGTAAAAACCTGGTATCATATAACAAATAA
- a CDS encoding glycoside hydrolase family 3 C-terminal domain-containing protein, translated as MMKINYKAVPLLALFSLFQLTAGAQQSAKKALPQLGKSTLKQVINAMTLQEKSKLVVGMGFKMPGMPPPVKGEKPKAIDIGGFKLPPSDPDAYNIPEKVPGAAGRTHAIARLGIPSITVSDGPAGLRIEPKRPNDSSTYYATAFPVATLLASTWDTAMVKKVGVAFGNEVREYGVDILLAPALNIHRNPLGGRNFEYYSEDPLVAGSMTAAIVRGIQSNGVGTSIKHYAANNQETQRNSINAIVSERAMREIYLRGFELAVKASQPWTVMSSYNKLNGTYTSERRDLLTTILKNEWGFKGFVMTDWFGGKDAVAQMNAGNDLLMPGNPDQSDAIVAAVKSGKLSMAQLDANVERMLKIILKSPTFKGYKYSDKPDLAAHAKVARMAAAEGMVLLKNDDNVLPLAINKRVAVFGNTSYKLIAGGSGSGDVNKAYTVPLVQGLSNAGFKVQEELAKTYTDYIADAKAKQPKPRNFFMLPPPIPEMDVNGLLAKEADGADEAIITIGRNAGEGADRKVEDDYYLTAGEKAMIAAISKAFHDKGKKVVVVLNIGGVIEVASWRDSVDGILLAWQPGLEGGNAIADLLSGKVNPSGRLATTFAMDYKDEPTAKNFPGTPEKKPEQVTYDEGIYVGYRYFDSYKIKPAYEFGYGLSYTKFKLSDVAVSSADFKGKISVKVTVTNTGDVAGKEVVQLYLSAPHKNIDKPEQELKAFAKTALLAPGQSQFMVFTLNAGDLASFYTAKSAWIADAGEYKVKIGTSSANIEKTVSFKLANALVTEKTNTALTPQVAINEWRNK; from the coding sequence ATGATGAAGATAAATTACAAAGCAGTTCCGCTGCTTGCATTGTTCAGCCTGTTTCAATTAACGGCGGGGGCACAGCAAAGCGCAAAAAAAGCCCTTCCGCAATTAGGTAAAAGCACCCTTAAACAAGTAATAAATGCCATGACCCTGCAAGAAAAATCAAAACTGGTAGTGGGTATGGGCTTTAAAATGCCGGGTATGCCGCCGCCTGTTAAAGGTGAAAAACCAAAGGCTATTGACATCGGCGGGTTTAAATTGCCCCCTTCAGATCCTGATGCTTATAATATCCCTGAAAAAGTTCCGGGTGCGGCAGGCAGAACGCATGCAATTGCCCGACTTGGCATCCCGTCTATCACTGTTTCTGACGGCCCCGCGGGGTTAAGGATTGAACCTAAGCGCCCGAATGACTCCAGTACTTACTATGCTACGGCATTTCCTGTTGCAACCTTATTGGCATCAACGTGGGATACGGCGATGGTTAAAAAAGTTGGCGTGGCTTTTGGCAACGAAGTGCGCGAGTATGGTGTTGATATATTACTTGCACCAGCATTAAACATTCACCGCAATCCGCTGGGTGGCCGTAATTTTGAATATTATTCTGAAGATCCGCTGGTAGCAGGCAGCATGACAGCCGCTATAGTAAGAGGCATCCAGAGCAATGGCGTAGGCACATCAATTAAACATTATGCAGCCAATAACCAGGAAACCCAGCGCAACAGTATCAACGCCATTGTGAGCGAACGGGCTATGCGCGAGATCTATTTGCGTGGCTTTGAGCTGGCCGTTAAAGCTTCGCAGCCATGGACGGTTATGTCATCATACAATAAACTGAACGGTACTTATACCTCTGAGCGCCGCGACCTCTTGACCACTATTCTGAAGAACGAATGGGGCTTTAAAGGCTTTGTGATGACAGATTGGTTTGGCGGTAAAGATGCCGTAGCCCAGATGAATGCCGGAAATGATTTACTGATGCCGGGTAATCCTGATCAGTCAGACGCAATTGTTGCTGCTGTAAAAAGCGGCAAGCTGAGCATGGCACAACTGGATGCCAATGTGGAGCGGATGTTAAAGATCATTTTAAAATCACCAACATTTAAAGGCTATAAATATTCTGATAAGCCCGACCTGGCGGCGCATGCAAAAGTGGCCCGTATGGCAGCTGCAGAAGGCATGGTATTGCTGAAAAATGATGACAATGTATTACCGCTTGCAATAAACAAGAGGGTTGCTGTATTTGGTAATACCTCGTACAAATTAATAGCGGGCGGGTCAGGAAGCGGCGACGTAAACAAAGCCTATACTGTGCCTCTGGTACAGGGATTAAGCAATGCCGGTTTTAAGGTACAGGAAGAGCTGGCAAAAACGTATACCGATTATATTGCCGACGCCAAAGCAAAACAACCAAAGCCACGCAACTTTTTTATGTTGCCGCCTCCAATTCCTGAAATGGATGTGAATGGGTTGCTTGCAAAGGAAGCAGATGGTGCTGATGAAGCCATTATCACTATTGGCAGGAATGCCGGCGAAGGAGCCGACCGCAAGGTGGAAGATGATTATTACCTGACTGCGGGCGAAAAGGCGATGATAGCCGCCATAAGCAAAGCTTTTCACGATAAAGGCAAAAAGGTTGTGGTTGTGTTAAACATTGGCGGTGTTATTGAAGTGGCCAGCTGGCGCGATAGTGTTGACGGCATTTTACTGGCCTGGCAGCCCGGCCTTGAAGGTGGTAACGCCATTGCCGATCTGTTGAGCGGTAAAGTTAATCCGTCAGGCAGGCTGGCAACAACTTTTGCTATGGATTATAAAGATGAACCAACGGCTAAAAACTTTCCGGGTACACCGGAGAAAAAGCCGGAGCAGGTTACTTATGATGAAGGCATCTACGTTGGCTATCGCTATTTCGACTCCTATAAAATTAAACCTGCCTATGAATTTGGTTACGGCTTATCCTACACCAAATTTAAACTGAGCGACGTTGCTGTTAGTTCGGCTGATTTTAAAGGAAAAATATCAGTAAAGGTAACGGTAACCAACACCGGCGATGTTGCCGGTAAAGAGGTGGTACAGCTTTACCTGAGCGCTCCGCATAAAAACATTGATAAGCCCGAGCAGGAGTTAAAGGCATTTGCCAAGACGGCATTATTGGCTCCGGGACAGTCACAGTTTATGGTGTTTACTTTAAATGCAGGAGACCTGGCTTCATTTTATACCGCTAAATCGGCGTGGATAGCCGATGCCGGAGAGTATAAGGTTAAGATAGGCACATCATCAGCAAATATTGAAAAGACTGTTTCATTTAAACTTGCTAATGCCCTGGTTACCGAAAAAACAAATACTGCCCTAACCCCCCAGGTTGCTATTAACGAATGGAGGAACAAATAA
- a CDS encoding BlaI/MecI/CopY family transcriptional regulator, with amino-acid sequence MNSEKDKNGRKFDPTKSELEILQVLWEHGPSTVRFVNDRLNEQKDVNYTSTLKLMQIMAEKEILKRDESQMKHIYHVAEEEQKTKSHLLNKFVDTMYRGSAGSLVMQLLGNNQASKEDIKAIKELLNKLDKDQ; translated from the coding sequence ATGAATTCCGAAAAAGATAAAAACGGGCGCAAATTCGATCCTACAAAATCGGAGCTGGAGATATTGCAGGTGCTTTGGGAACACGGCCCCTCAACAGTAAGATTTGTGAACGACCGGCTTAATGAGCAAAAAGATGTTAACTACACTTCCACCCTCAAGCTGATGCAGATTATGGCGGAGAAAGAAATATTGAAACGTGATGAAAGCCAGATGAAACACATTTATCACGTAGCAGAGGAAGAACAAAAGACAAAAAGCCACCTGCTGAACAAATTTGTAGATACCATGTACAGGGGATCTGCCGGCAGCCTGGTAATGCAGTTACTGGGAAATAACCAGGCCTCGAAAGAGGATATAAAAGCAATAAAAGAATTGCTGAATAAATTAGATAAAGATCAATAA
- a CDS encoding PAS domain-containing sensor histidine kinase, whose translation MNQPVNFLSNDELLAVLASSNSAVAIHVSEDAVIQYASNRMIEIWGKDKSVIGKSLEDALPELKGQPFIDLFKKVWNEGITVSGTDAAAELEVGGELQTFYFDFEYRAVKNDTGNTYCILHTATDVTERVLGAERVQNLTEELRASNEELMAANEELNASNEELSESQQSLRKLYDDLAESDLRFRSMVKQAPVGLCIIRANDLYIQDVNDNYLELVGRKRNELENKTIWEAIPEAAQLYAPIMNEVIKSGVPFMAKEHELILVKEGTPEPVFVDFVYEPMLNDGKVTAIMVLAIDVSAKVMARRSIEDVEERIRLAVEAAETGTFDLDMVNGKMLTSDRFNIIFGFDRQVPWEMYAAVIHPDDQAGRNAAHQAAYENGKLFYEARVIHNDGTIHWIRVQGKVYYKNEKPVRILGTLLDITEFRRLQQQKDDFISIASHELKTPITSLKASLQLLERVKNDPSSELLPKLIDQSSRSMHKISALVEDLLNVSRASKTELRLNKTTFNINELLNTCCNHIRAANKHHLVTRGDRQLQVYADEHGIDQVIVNLVNNAVKYAPDSMEIHLTVSKEGDMAKIAVKDNGPGIPADKLPFLFDRYYRAESSGYQNSGLGLGLYICSEIIKRHGGQIGVESELGHGSTFWFTLPL comes from the coding sequence ATGAACCAGCCAGTAAATTTTTTAAGTAACGATGAACTGTTAGCCGTTTTAGCGTCGTCAAATAGCGCCGTTGCTATCCATGTTTCAGAAGATGCCGTTATACAATATGCAAGTAACCGCATGATTGAAATATGGGGAAAAGATAAAAGCGTTATTGGCAAATCACTTGAAGATGCCTTACCCGAACTAAAAGGGCAGCCGTTTATTGATCTTTTTAAAAAAGTTTGGAACGAAGGTATCACCGTAAGCGGTACTGATGCGGCTGCCGAACTTGAAGTGGGCGGGGAATTGCAAACCTTTTACTTCGATTTTGAATACAGGGCGGTAAAAAACGACACAGGAAACACTTATTGCATTTTGCATACGGCTACTGATGTAACAGAACGGGTTTTAGGTGCTGAAAGGGTTCAAAACTTAACCGAAGAGCTTCGCGCGTCAAACGAAGAATTAATGGCTGCGAATGAAGAGTTAAATGCATCCAATGAAGAATTAAGCGAATCGCAGCAAAGCCTAAGGAAGCTATATGACGACCTTGCCGAAAGCGACCTTCGTTTCCGAAGCATGGTTAAACAGGCGCCGGTTGGTCTTTGTATTATCCGCGCTAACGACTTGTATATACAGGACGTTAATGACAATTATCTTGAGCTGGTTGGCCGAAAACGCAATGAACTGGAAAACAAGACTATTTGGGAAGCCATTCCGGAAGCAGCGCAGTTGTACGCACCTATAATGAACGAAGTTATCAAAAGCGGAGTCCCTTTTATGGCAAAAGAACATGAGTTGATATTGGTAAAGGAAGGAACTCCTGAGCCGGTGTTTGTTGACTTTGTGTACGAACCCATGCTAAACGATGGCAAAGTAACTGCTATAATGGTATTAGCCATTGATGTTTCGGCTAAGGTTATGGCCAGACGGAGCATAGAAGATGTAGAAGAGCGGATCAGGCTGGCTGTTGAAGCCGCTGAAACCGGCACTTTTGACCTGGATATGGTTAACGGAAAAATGCTCACATCTGACAGGTTTAATATCATTTTCGGCTTTGACAGACAGGTTCCATGGGAAATGTATGCTGCGGTTATTCACCCGGATGACCAGGCAGGCCGTAATGCCGCCCACCAGGCCGCGTATGAAAATGGAAAGCTTTTTTATGAGGCCAGGGTAATTCACAATGATGGCACTATTCATTGGATAAGGGTACAGGGAAAGGTCTATTATAAAAATGAAAAGCCGGTAAGAATACTCGGCACCCTGCTGGATATTACAGAGTTTAGGCGACTGCAGCAACAAAAAGACGATTTTATAAGTATTGCCAGCCACGAGCTAAAAACGCCCATCACCAGTTTAAAAGCGTCTCTGCAATTGCTTGAGCGCGTAAAGAACGATCCGTCGTCAGAATTGCTGCCCAAGCTTATTGATCAGTCAAGCAGGAGCATGCATAAAATAAGCGCGTTGGTTGAGGACCTTTTAAATGTAAGCAGGGCGAGTAAAACGGAACTGCGGCTTAACAAAACCACCTTTAACATAAACGAATTATTAAATACCTGTTGTAACCACATCAGGGCAGCCAATAAGCACCACCTGGTTACCCGGGGCGACAGGCAATTGCAGGTGTACGCCGATGAACACGGCATTGACCAGGTTATAGTTAACCTGGTAAACAACGCGGTAAAATATGCGCCGGATTCTATGGAAATTCATTTAACCGTTTCAAAGGAGGGGGATATGGCTAAGATAGCTGTTAAAGATAACGGACCTGGAATTCCTGCTGATAAACTCCCCTTCCTGTTTGACAGGTATTACCGTGCTGAATCTTCCGGATACCAAAACTCGGGGCTTGGCCTGGGCTTATACATTTGTTCGGAGATCATTAAACGACATGGAGGCCAAATAGGGGTTGAAAGTGAATTGGGGCATGGCAGTACTTTTTGGTTCACGCTGCCGCTATAG
- a CDS encoding putative sensor domain DACNV-containing protein, with protein sequence MAYTSTYKAAIAAAPAIEEHFIKLLATALAQGGEDLAPEPSARVIEAIIDVAFWASLRREEGRSPKVSLTYLPPILAGQPLVFEEKILLTPHVLTKLAPAVERSGIHLGIWDQDGELYVWGTTRSIPDCSFVLETIEPGLLVIKHRRIKGFGKFINVAVLKGDEVKIIDEHSKSLPDCPAMLTSLLDYNSPTGWNDSVNVLVQLAASMRLHGHGGTLLVVPDGGDAWRDSIVHPITYPITPAFDELKTLMSQVVNEHTMNLWQDEVNRSVDSVAGLTAVDGATIINDQLELLAFGAKIGMSSNGRPVEETLVTEPVVGSMAATIHPSQMGGTRHLSAAQFVFDQRDAIALVSSQDGRFTIFSWSPCENIVHAHFVDSLLL encoded by the coding sequence ATGGCTTACACATCAACCTACAAGGCGGCAATAGCCGCGGCCCCGGCTATTGAAGAGCATTTTATAAAGCTTTTGGCAACTGCCCTTGCACAGGGAGGAGAAGACCTGGCGCCCGAGCCTTCTGCACGCGTGATTGAAGCTATAATTGATGTAGCCTTTTGGGCAAGCCTGCGCCGCGAGGAAGGGCGATCGCCAAAGGTTTCGCTTACTTACCTGCCGCCTATACTGGCCGGGCAACCCCTTGTTTTTGAGGAAAAGATCTTATTAACGCCGCATGTGTTAACCAAACTGGCGCCTGCCGTTGAACGTTCCGGCATTCATTTGGGAATATGGGACCAGGATGGCGAATTATACGTTTGGGGAACCACCCGGTCTATCCCCGACTGTAGCTTTGTTTTAGAAACCATTGAACCAGGGCTGCTGGTTATAAAGCACCGCCGGATAAAGGGCTTTGGCAAATTCATTAACGTAGCGGTGCTTAAAGGCGATGAAGTTAAAATTATTGATGAGCACAGCAAAAGCCTGCCCGATTGCCCTGCCATGCTTACGTCCCTGCTGGATTATAATTCGCCAACCGGGTGGAACGACTCTGTAAATGTGCTGGTGCAACTGGCTGCTTCTATGCGGCTGCACGGACACGGCGGAACGCTGCTGGTAGTGCCTGATGGCGGCGATGCCTGGCGAGATTCCATAGTGCACCCTATAACGTACCCTATAACCCCTGCATTTGATGAACTTAAAACATTGATGAGCCAAGTGGTAAATGAACATACCATGAACCTTTGGCAGGATGAAGTAAACCGATCAGTAGATAGTGTGGCCGGTTTAACCGCAGTTGATGGTGCCACTATTATTAATGACCAGCTTGAACTGCTTGCCTTCGGCGCAAAAATCGGCATGTCATCAAACGGCCGGCCTGTTGAAGAAACACTGGTTACTGAACCCGTTGTAGGCAGCATGGCCGCAACCATTCATCCCTCACAAATGGGCGGCACAAGGCACCTGTCAGCAGCGCAGTTTGTTTTTGATCAGCGCGACGCCATAGCGCTGGTGTCCTCGCAGGATGGAAGGTTCACTATATTCTCATGGTCGCCTTGCGAAAACATAGTACACGCGCATTTTGTTGATTCGCTTTTGCTTTAA
- a CDS encoding SDR family oxidoreductase, with translation MKLFSLENKTAIVTGALGLLGKKHCEALARAGANVVVADLDESGAESFAEILGEKHGGLRIDVTSERSLKIARDKIVTRYGSIDILVNNAAINDMFENPGMAKELSAFENYPLDAFKKSLDVNITGVFLASQVFGTVMAGQESGSIINIASTYGLVGPDQSIYRNECGEQTFYKSPVYPVTKGAVVNFTRFLAAYWGNKGIRVNTLSPGGVENGQNEFFIQNYSAKTLLGRMAGPADYQGALVFLASDASAYMTGANLIVDGGWTAI, from the coding sequence ATGAAGCTATTTTCACTTGAAAATAAAACGGCAATTGTTACGGGAGCCCTGGGCCTGTTGGGAAAAAAACATTGTGAAGCGCTGGCCCGTGCCGGCGCAAATGTGGTAGTTGCCGACCTGGATGAGAGCGGCGCAGAAAGTTTTGCCGAAATCCTTGGCGAAAAACATGGTGGCTTAAGAATTGACGTAACCAGCGAAAGATCATTAAAAATAGCGCGCGATAAAATAGTAACAAGGTACGGATCAATAGACATATTGGTAAACAATGCCGCTATAAATGATATGTTCGAAAACCCGGGGATGGCAAAAGAGCTTTCGGCTTTTGAAAATTACCCGCTTGATGCCTTTAAGAAATCGCTTGATGTAAACATTACCGGCGTTTTCCTGGCCTCGCAGGTTTTTGGAACGGTAATGGCCGGGCAGGAAAGCGGCAGCATCATCAACATCGCCTCAACCTATGGCCTGGTGGGGCCTGATCAATCTATTTATCGCAATGAGTGCGGCGAACAAACTTTCTATAAGTCGCCGGTTTACCCGGTTACCAAAGGCGCCGTAGTAAATTTTACCCGGTTTTTAGCGGCCTATTGGGGCAATAAAGGCATAAGGGTAAACACCCTTTCACCGGGTGGGGTTGAGAATGGCCAGAACGAATTTTTTATCCAAAATTATTCTGCCAAAACTTTATTGGGGCGCATGGCAGGCCCTGCCGACTACCAGGGTGCGCTGGTTTTTTTAGCCAGTGATGCATCAGCCTATATGACGGGCGCAAACCTTATTGTTGACGGCGGCTGGACAGCTATTTAA
- a CDS encoding M56 family metallopeptidase — protein METITSSLLSDHLVKALGNTLIQSLWQGLVLAVAGGLIIVFTKKLTSALRYNLLIAALFLFTGAMLFTFLQQLQPLQRGNAVYNGGNTMFNMPGNLQVTAAVSIIDKQNVANLLTGYLNANCSTIVLIWFLIICAKSVKLAVGIREVYCLKHSKINAVSSYWENRLQQLSASLKIRQVIRMLESGLAKTPMVIGHLKPLILIPVGFINALSTDEVEAILVHELAHIRRRDYLVNLLQSLLEIIFFFNPAVMWISQLIKAERENCCDDIALKQAGSKSGYIQALLSCQEYQLAAPGLSMALARDKSKLLNRVKRMVNNHNQSLNIMEKTVLTIGMVTAGLLTVAFSAKNKIEVNPVKRTTVVNSRINYQNTAISQIDTTVSLKGRLYNPADYEDGTTLRTVDSRNGKTQAVYLFKRKGILYQIFTEQGKPTSLYVNRQAASLVENKDKINGLLKEFRAVAAVAPAPPAPPAAHERAAAVTAMTPPAPPAPPAHEMAERSENDMPVPPAPPASPARPAPVGALNALPPTPPVAPLPPIKPASFTKITDELIKAGVIKDKDNFDINISNETLEVDGVTQPEALHQQVLKKFVKKPGDKVNWHYSNHN, from the coding sequence ATGGAAACTATAACAAGCAGTTTATTAAGCGATCACCTGGTAAAAGCGCTGGGCAACACGCTAATTCAATCGTTGTGGCAGGGGCTTGTACTTGCCGTAGCCGGTGGCCTCATCATTGTTTTTACCAAAAAGCTCACTTCGGCATTGCGCTACAACCTGCTTATTGCAGCGCTTTTTTTGTTTACCGGTGCCATGCTATTTACTTTTCTACAACAGTTGCAGCCCCTGCAAAGGGGTAATGCGGTTTATAATGGTGGTAATACTATGTTTAATATGCCCGGTAATTTACAAGTAACTGCAGCTGTTAGCATTATAGATAAGCAAAATGTAGCCAACCTGCTTACTGGGTACTTAAATGCCAATTGCAGTACCATTGTTTTAATATGGTTTTTAATTATTTGTGCCAAAAGTGTTAAACTGGCGGTAGGCATCCGCGAGGTGTATTGCCTTAAGCACAGCAAAATTAATGCGGTAAGCAGCTACTGGGAAAACAGGCTGCAGCAGCTGTCGGCTTCTCTTAAAATACGGCAGGTAATCCGGATGCTAGAATCAGGGCTGGCAAAAACGCCAATGGTAATAGGGCATTTAAAGCCGCTTATCCTTATCCCCGTAGGCTTTATCAATGCTTTGAGCACAGATGAAGTGGAGGCAATATTGGTGCATGAACTTGCACACATCCGGCGCAGGGATTACCTGGTAAACCTGTTGCAGAGCCTTTTGGAGATCATATTCTTTTTTAACCCCGCAGTTATGTGGATCTCGCAGCTTATTAAAGCCGAGCGCGAAAACTGCTGCGATGATATAGCGCTGAAACAAGCCGGCAGTAAATCCGGCTATATACAGGCGCTTTTAAGCTGCCAGGAGTACCAACTGGCGGCACCCGGTTTAAGCATGGCTTTGGCGCGCGACAAAAGCAAGTTGCTGAACAGGGTTAAAAGGATGGTAAATAATCACAATCAATCATTAAACATCATGGAAAAAACAGTGCTTACCATAGGCATGGTAACAGCCGGGCTGCTCACGGTAGCCTTTTCGGCAAAAAATAAGATCGAAGTAAATCCGGTTAAAAGAACAACCGTTGTTAACAGCCGGATTAATTATCAAAACACAGCAATATCTCAAATTGATACAACCGTATCTCTCAAGGGCAGGCTCTATAACCCGGCTGATTATGAGGACGGTACTACCCTAAGAACGGTAGACAGCAGGAACGGAAAAACGCAGGCGGTTTACCTTTTCAAAAGAAAAGGCATCCTGTACCAGATTTTTACGGAACAAGGAAAACCGACGTCTCTGTATGTTAACAGGCAGGCAGCATCCTTAGTTGAAAATAAAGATAAAATAAACGGGCTGTTAAAGGAATTCAGGGCAGTTGCTGCTGTAGCCCCCGCCCCCCCTGCACCACCGGCTGCCCATGAACGTGCTGCCGCTGTTACAGCTATGACGCCGCCGGCACCACCTGCCCCACCCGCACATGAAATGGCTGAACGGAGCGAAAACGACATGCCTGTACCCCCCGCCCCACCAGCAAGCCCGGCAAGGCCAGCTCCTGTTGGCGCGCTTAATGCCCTTCCTCCGACGCCCCCTGTTGCTCCTCTGCCGCCGATAAAGCCAGCCTCATTCACGAAAATCACAGATGAGCTTATTAAAGCCGGCGTAATTAAGGATAAGGACAATTTTGATATCAACATCAGCAACGAGACGCTTGAGGTTGATGGTGTAACGCAACCGGAGGCGCTTCACCAGCAGGTATTGAAAAAGTTTGTTAAAAAGCCGGGCGATAAAGTGAACTGGCATTACAGTAATCATAATTAG